The genomic stretch CCTTTGAACTTAAATTTTTAACGTACCGACCTAAACTGCTCCCAGTCTTGTTAAGTCGGTTAAACTTCCGAAAAGATCACTAAAAAAGCCTCCTTTCGGAGGCTTATCTGATTTAATAAAATGTTTATTTAAAAGTTAGATGTTACCTCCATGTTGGTTTCAGGGTAAATAGACCAAAGCATTACCCCGCCGTTTTTACCGGTTTCCGCCACAACAGGTGTAAAATAACATCTGTAATTTTTCATAACCCAAACATATTACACCTTATAGGATATATTTGTAAAGTACCCAAATTCGCTATAATGTTTCTATGAAAAATACCACCTCAATTTATCAGGAAATAAATAATAAACTGGATAGCCTCGGTAACAAAGGCACCCCGAAAGACCGAGCCTGGGTGCAAAAATATCTTGGTTCTGACAAGACCACTCTGTGCGTCAAAACCGGTGATATCAAAAAAATTGCCAAGGATATTTCCAAAAAATATGACTTTGACAAAAATTCGCTCGTAAATCTTCTGGACTTAATTTATTCAAAAGCTACCACCTTTGAAGAAATGGCAGTTGCCGCAAGTTTGTTGGGTGCTCTTCCAAAAATTAAATCCCGTCTCGACCCCGAAAGCCTCGATAATTGGCTTTTATTTACCGTTGGTTGGGCCGAAACAGATGTTCTATGTCAGTCAAACTTTACTGCCGATGATCTTTTAAACAATTGGCATAGGTGGCAAAAATTTTTAAGATATTTGGCAAAATCCGATAATATCCACAAAAGACGGGCTTCAATGGTCCTTCTTTGCAAATCGCTGCGCCAATCGGACGATCCAAGATTGATGAATTTTGCATTCGAACAAATCGAGAAACTAAAACATGAAAAAGAGATTCTTATCACCAAAGCCGTTTCCTGGTTGCTTCGTTCTCTGGTTAAATTCCACCCCCGCGAATTGTCTGAGTATTTAAATAACCATCAAACCACTTTGCCAAAAATCGCCTACCGTGAAGCCAACAGCAAACTACTGACAGGCAAAAAATATGTCAACAAATCCAAAAAATTTAATTAACTTTTTCCGGGAATAGTTTTCCTTTTGGTTTATGGAGCTTGTCACCAATTTCAAATTTATCCCACATTTCTTTGGATAAGCCAATTTTTCTGTCTCGCCCTACCGACATTTTAACTACCAAAAAATAAAAATGGTTGACTTTGTGGTTGTCATCAAAATCCCGGGTCTCATTGTGTTTTTTGTCAATTACTTCTCCTGTCCATTCTTCATTTTTTGATTTCATAACCAACTTAACAATAAAGCCCAAAAAGGCCAGTATCAAAACTAAAAAAACTCCAAAAAACAAGATCATCGGTCCGAAAACTACTGCTTTTTCCATAATTTTATGTATGGTTTATATAAATTAATAATGTTTTCAATAAATTTTTGATGTCCGGGGATTAGTCTGATAATCGAGTAATGAACACCTATAACCATAAAAGTTGCCCCTATCGGAATCAAAAAAAAGCCAATCAGTATTGGTAACAAAAAAAATCCCAACATAAGCAAAACAAATCCGATAATCGTGTATCTATTCGGCGCAAAAATAAATTGTAAAATAGTCATTATCATAGGGTGAGCAAATAATTATATCACCGCTCAGTTATGTACTATCTTTACATCTTAAAATGCGCGGACAAAACCCTGTATACCGGCATCACCACCAATCTGGATCGAAGGCTCAAAGAACACAACTCATCTGCCCTGGGCTCAAAATATACTCGTACTCGGCGGCCGGTTGTCCTCATCTATTCACAAAAATTCCCCGACCGTTCCTCTGCCACAATTGAGGAATCGCGGATAAAAAAATTATCGAGACGGGAAAAACTAATCTTCAGCCAAATTTCAGCTTCGGGGGTATAATAAGCCCTGTATGAGAATTTTAGTAGTCGAAGACGAGCACCGGATAGCCAACTCAATTAAAAAAGGTTTGGAACAGGAAAAATATGTCGTCGATGTTAGCTATGACGGTGAAGAAGGTTTTGACCTTGCCTCCTCCGAAAGTTATGACCTACTAATTCTTGATTTGATGCTTCCAAAAATGGACGGCTTGCAGATTTGCAAAAAGATAAGACTTGGCGGTAACCATGTCCCGATTTTAATTCTCACTGCCAAAAGCCAGATCGAAGATAAAGTGGGTGGGCTAAATAGCGGCGCCGATGATTATCTGACAAAACCCTTTGCTTTCGAAGAATTACTAGCCAGAATTAGAGCCCTGACAAGACGCCCGAAAAATATAATGGACCCTACCCTGAAAGTAGATGATTTGGTCTTAAACACGATAAACTTCGAAGTAAAAAGGAATGGAAGATTAATAAAATTATCAAGCAAAGAATACACTCTTTTGGAGGTGTTAATGAGACATCCCCGTCAGATTCTAACCAAGGAACAAATTATCAGTCACGTTTGGGATTATGAAGCCGATGTCCTGCCAAACACCGTCGAAGTCTATATCAGAAACCTACGAAACAAAATTGATAAGCCGTTTTCTACCTCACTTATTCAAACGATTAGAGGTTTTGGTTACAAAATAGGGAAAAATGTTTAAAGCCGCCAGACTCAAGCTAACTTTGTGGTATTTGCTAATCATTATGTTTATAAGTATCGCTTTTAGTGGTGTCATTTATCGCCTAGTCAGTATCGAAATCGAAAGGTTTGCCAGATCACCCCGCTTTCGGCTAGATAATATGATGATCTACGAATCAATGATCGATGAAGCCCAAGGTAGAGTGGCTTTATCCCTGATAGAACTAAATGGGGTGATCCTGGTTGTTTCCGGCACCCTCGGTTACGTTTTAGCCGGTATTACCCTGGCCCCGATTCAAAAAATGGTCGAGGAGCAAAAAAGATTCGTCGGCGATGCCTCTCATGAACTCAGGACTCCTCTGACCGCCCTTAAGTCCATGTTGGAAGTCGGCCTAAGGGACAAGAAGATGACTCTAAAAGACGCCAGAAAGCTAATCAGAGAAGGCATAGAAGAGGGTGACAAGCTGACAAATCTTTCCGACTCGTTACTGGAACTGGCCAGGCTTGAAAGTAATGGTAACAAAATAGATTCCGTAAAATTAAAAGTCTCTGAAATCGTAGAAGAAGCCATAAAAAAAATCTCCCCCCAGGCCAAAAAGAAAAATATAAAAATCGTCAAACTGACAAACCATGTCCAAATTAAAGGCAATAAGGAAAAAATAACTGAACTCCTCTTGATACTGTTGGATAATGCCGTCAAGTACAGCCCTGACAATACGAAAATTACCATTCAAGCCAAACAGATCAAAAATTATGTAGTCATCAAAGTAATTGATCGCGGGATTGGTATAAGTACCACAGATTTACCCCACATCTTCGAAAGATTTTATAGATCAGATTCGGCCAGAAGCAAGACGGGCGAAGGTGGTTACGGGTTAGGTTTGGCTATTGCCAAAAAGATAGTCGACCAACATTCTGGTAGTATAGCCGTGATAAGCTCCGTCGGCCATGGCACTGAGTTCAAAATCACCTTACCACTTTTCAGCTAAATTTCAGTCATTATAAATAAACTCGGGCCATGAAAATGAACATAAAAATTAAGATTATACTAATAACTGCACTAATCATTACTGCTAGCCTTTTTGCATATAATAAATTCAAATCCGGTCAAATAGCCAAGCCCCAATATCAAACCGCCAAAGTTGAAAGAGGTTCCCTCATCGTATCCCTTGCCACTTCAGGCCAAGTTGCCGCTACCAACAGCCGAACCGTTACCACCACCGCCTCGGGTGTGGTAAAAAAGATATTTGTAAAAGAAGGGCAAACTGTCAAAACCGGTACTCCGATTCTGGAAATTGATCTTGATCTAAATGGCCGGCAAAAACTACAAGCCGCCTACTCCTCTTATCAGTCTGCTCAAAACAGTCTCAAGTCAGCCCAGGATAAAATATGGAGTTTGGAAAGCGATCTTGTTGGCGCAAAAAATGTTTTTGAAAATCAGTGGGCAAACCAATCTCCCGACGACCCGACCTATATTCAAAAACACAATGCTTATCTGACTGCTCAGGCAAGTTACGACAATCTCAAAAATACTATCAAGCAATCCCAGGCTTCTCTCGAATCAAGCCGTCTCTCCTATCAGTTGGCCGGAGCCACTGTTTATGCTCCGATTTCCGGCACTGTTTCCGCTATTTCTCTGACGCCTGGAATGATTTTAAATCCGACCAGTGATTCCGGTAATAGCAGCAACATCGAAAATAAAATTGCTATTGTTAAGACAAATGCTACCCCCGCCATCACTGTTAGCCTTACCGAAATTGACGTCCCCAAAGCCAAAGTCGGCAATAAAGCCACAATTACCATCGACGCTTTGCCTGACAAAACTTTTACCGGCAAAATTATCGCCATCGATACTGCCGGAATCGTCAGTTCAGGAGTAGTAAGTTATCCGACCACCATCCAGCTTGACTCAGAAGCCCCCGGGGTTTTGTCAAACATGTCCGCCTCAGCTAATATTATTACTAATTTTAAAGATGATGTCCTTATTGTTCCAAACAGCGCGGTTCAGGGAAGTGGTGGTGACACCGCTGTTAGAGTTATGGTCGGTGGTGAAGTTCAAAATAAAACTATCGAAATTGGAATTCAATCCGAAAGCCAGACAGAAATAATCGCCGGTCTAAACGAAGGAGAGGATGTTGTAACCTCGGTCACAAATTCAACCACGAATACTACCACCTCAACCACCACCTCTCCGTTTGGCAATATTAGAGGCGCCGGCGGCGGAATGATAATGAGGCGGGATTAGCTATGAACCCAGATTCGATCATCAAAGTAACCAAGCTCTCAAAAACTTACCGGAATGACTCGGTGGAAACCGTTGCCCTCAGAAATGTTTCATTCGAAGTTAAAAAAGGGGAATTTGTCGCCATCATGGGGCCATCCGGCTCCGGAAAATCGACCTTGATGCATATTTTGGGGGCTCTCGATACCCCGACTTCGGGCGAATATA from Candidatus Shapirobacteria bacterium encodes the following:
- a CDS encoding response regulator transcription factor is translated as MRILVVEDEHRIANSIKKGLEQEKYVVDVSYDGEEGFDLASSESYDLLILDLMLPKMDGLQICKKIRLGGNHVPILILTAKSQIEDKVGGLNSGADDYLTKPFAFEELLARIRALTRRPKNIMDPTLKVDDLVLNTINFEVKRNGRLIKLSSKEYTLLEVLMRHPRQILTKEQIISHVWDYEADVLPNTVEVYIRNLRNKIDKPFSTSLIQTIRGFGYKIGKNV
- a CDS encoding GIY-YIG nuclease family protein translates to MYYLYILKCADKTLYTGITTNLDRRLKEHNSSALGSKYTRTRRPVVLIYSQKFPDRSSATIEESRIKKLSRREKLIFSQISASGV
- a CDS encoding efflux RND transporter periplasmic adaptor subunit, translated to MKMNIKIKIILITALIITASLFAYNKFKSGQIAKPQYQTAKVERGSLIVSLATSGQVAATNSRTVTTTASGVVKKIFVKEGQTVKTGTPILEIDLDLNGRQKLQAAYSSYQSAQNSLKSAQDKIWSLESDLVGAKNVFENQWANQSPDDPTYIQKHNAYLTAQASYDNLKNTIKQSQASLESSRLSYQLAGATVYAPISGTVSAISLTPGMILNPTSDSGNSSNIENKIAIVKTNATPAITVSLTEIDVPKAKVGNKATITIDALPDKTFTGKIIAIDTAGIVSSGVVSYPTTIQLDSEAPGVLSNMSASANIITNFKDDVLIVPNSAVQGSGGDTAVRVMVGGEVQNKTIEIGIQSESQTEIIAGLNEGEDVVTSVTNSTTNTTTSTTTSPFGNIRGAGGGMIMRRD
- a CDS encoding HAMP domain-containing sensor histidine kinase codes for the protein MFKAARLKLTLWYLLIIMFISIAFSGVIYRLVSIEIERFARSPRFRLDNMMIYESMIDEAQGRVALSLIELNGVILVVSGTLGYVLAGITLAPIQKMVEEQKRFVGDASHELRTPLTALKSMLEVGLRDKKMTLKDARKLIREGIEEGDKLTNLSDSLLELARLESNGNKIDSVKLKVSEIVEEAIKKISPQAKKKNIKIVKLTNHVQIKGNKEKITELLLILLDNAVKYSPDNTKITIQAKQIKNYVVIKVIDRGIGISTTDLPHIFERFYRSDSARSKTGEGGYGLGLAIAKKIVDQHSGSIAVISSVGHGTEFKITLPLFS
- a CDS encoding DNA alkylation repair protein, with product MKNTTSIYQEINNKLDSLGNKGTPKDRAWVQKYLGSDKTTLCVKTGDIKKIAKDISKKYDFDKNSLVNLLDLIYSKATTFEEMAVAASLLGALPKIKSRLDPESLDNWLLFTVGWAETDVLCQSNFTADDLLNNWHRWQKFLRYLAKSDNIHKRRASMVLLCKSLRQSDDPRLMNFAFEQIEKLKHEKEILITKAVSWLLRSLVKFHPRELSEYLNNHQTTLPKIAYREANSKLLTGKKYVNKSKKFN